Within the Arthrobacter sp. UKPF54-2 genome, the region TTGCTGGCAGGCTGGCCGTTGGCCTCGGTGAAGTCCCCGCCGACGTAGAGCCTGCTGCCGTCCGGCGAGGCAGCGACGGCCAGGGCCTGGGCGTTCAGCGAGGCCGTGAACCCGGTAAGCAGCTGCCCGGTGCTCAGGCTGTAAGCCAGGATGTTCTTGCGCTCGGTGGTCTGGGTTCCTGCGGCGGCCCCGGCCGGCCTGGCGGTGTCAAATTTGCCCACCGCATACACGGTGTCGCCGATGATGGTCTGCTGCCAGACGACGCCGTCAATCTGCACCGTGGGCAGAGCGTCCGCGGAGACGGTGACCGGGGTGGCCGGGTCCGCCGGATCAAGAGGCGCAGTGTCCGCGGAGGCGGGAAGGGCGCCCGCTAGGACGAGCGCGGCGGCCAGCGCCGCGCTCGATGCGGCGGCCAGGCTCCGCGGGCGCCGGCCGCCCGCACGGCGACGGCCGGTGGCGCGACGCGGCACTCCGTGGGGGCCCTGCCGCGGCAGGCCCCAATTCCTCCAGGAACAGTTCATGGCATTCCTCAGCTCAGTGGCCGGGGACGGCGGCTGCCGCCCCCGGCGCCGGACCCCGGCATCGAACGGCGTTCTGAGCAACGCCCAGCGTGCCGCTTCGCGAAGCGGCGTTGTACAAACGGGGCCGATGACGGCGGCTCCCCCGCCGCCGTCATCGGCCCCGGATCATCAGCTCCCTCCCGCTACGGCCTGGCCACGGACAACTCGTCGAACCTGACGGCCACCGGCGCGTTGGTGGCGGTACTCCAGAGGTAGCTCAGCAGGCCGATGCCGCCGGCCGCCTGCAGTGACGGCGTCGAATCCGTTGCCGTCAGCCCCCAGGTGGCCGGCTCGGCCGCCCCGTCCCGCCAGATCTTGGCCCGCACCGTGGTGGGGTTGGTTCCGGTGACCTGCACCCTAAGCCGGAGCTGGTCGTTCGCGGCCACCGTCAAGCCGGCCACCGCGGCGGACTGCAGCGTCGTCTCCGTGCCGCCGGACACCCGGGTCAGGAAGAGCGTCGCCGCCCCGGTCGCCGCGATCCGCAGCTTGGCCCGGTATTCGTCGTCGCCGACCTTACGCCCGACCGCACCGACGTAGGTGCCGCCGCCGGTGGCGATCTTGTCCTGCGAGACCTTCACCGAGAGGTCGGTCGCGGTGGCGGAGACACCGGCCAGGGTGGCCAGCCGGGCGATCCCGCCGGAGCGGGTGGTGATGATGCCCGCGCCGCCGGCCACCGTGTAATTGGCGGCCGTACCGGCCAACGTCCAGGCGCCGCCGGTGTCTGCGGATCCCCAGCTGCCCACGAGGTCACGCCCAAACGTGTCCGCCGCGAGCAGGCCCGCCGGGGGGTTCCCGCCGACGGTGACGGCCCGGGTGACGGTGCCGGTGGCACCGGCGTTGTCGGTAACCGTGAGCGTCACCTGGTAGGTCCCGGCGGCCGCGTAGCCGTGCGAGGCCGTGGCGCCGCTTCCGGTGGCGCCGTCGCCGAAGTTCCAGGCGTACCCGGCCACGGTCCCGTCGGTGTCGGTGGAGCCGCTGCCGTCGAAACTGGCCTGCAGGCCCGTGGCGGTGGAGCTGAAGGCCGCCGCCGGGGCCGCGTTGGGGGCGGGGGCCGCGCCGCCGGCGGTGATGTTCAGGTTGTCCAGCCGCAGGACCACCGGCAGGTTGGTGGAGGAACCGGAGACGTAGCCGCCGGCGCCGGCGGCGCCCGCGGCCTGCAGGGCGGCCGTCGCGTCGCTGACAGTCAGCTGCCAGGCGGCGGGCTCGGCCGCCGAAGCGCGCCAGACCTTGCCGCTGACCGCGGTCGGCGCGGTGCCGTCCAGCTTGAGCCGGATGATCACCGGGTCGTTGGCCGCCAAGGTCAGCCCGCCCACGGCCAACGGCCCGGCGATGGTCGTTTCGGCGCCGGCCACCACCTTGGTCAGGTAGAGCGAGACGGCGCCGTTGGCGGCCACCTTGATCTTGGCCCGGTACTCGTTGTTGTTGGCCCGCCGGCCCACCAGCGTGGCGAACATGCCGCCGCCGTTGGGGACCTTGTCGGCCGAGACGGTGATCCGGCCGTCGTAGGCTGCCGTCGCGACGCCGTTCAGGTACGCGTACCTGCTGGCTCCGGCGGTGCCGATCGTGGCCGCTCCCGCTCCGTTGGCAACGGAGAAGTTGCTGCCGCCGCCGGCCACGGTCCAGGCTCCGCCGACGTCCGCGGTGCCAAAGCCACCGGTGGCGGTCCGGCCGAATGCGTCGGCGGCCACCACGGTGTCGGCCGGCGGGGCCGTGACTGTGACGGTGCGGGTGAGCTGGCCGGTGGCGCCGTCGTCGTCCGTCACCGTGAGGGTCACCTGGTAGCTGCCCGCCGCGGCGTAGCTGTGCGATGCGGTGGTGCCGGTTCCGGTGCCGCCGTCCCCGAAGTCCCAGGCGTAGCCGCTGATGGTGCCGTCGGCATCCGCGGAGCCGGCGGCGTCGAAGGCGGCCGTCAGGTTGTTCACGGCCGAGGTGAAGGCGGCCGTCGGGGGCTTGTTGGGCGGCGGCGCGGTGACCGTGACGGTGTTCGTCACGCTCGCGGTGCTGCCGGAGTTGTCCGTCACCGTCAGCCGCACGTTGTAGCTGCCGGTGGCCGCGTAGCTGTGCTCCGCGGTTACCCCGGTTCCGCTGGAACCGTCGCCGAAGTCCCAGGCGTAGCCGGCGATGGGTCCGTTGGCGTCGGAGGAGGTGCTGGCGTCCACCGTTGCGGTCAGGCCGCTCACGACGGAGGTGAAGGCCGCCACCGGCGGGGACGGCGGCGCGTTCACGGTGCGGCCGGAGGCCACGTAGTGGGCCTGGATCCGGGCTAGCGGAAGCACCGTGGGGTAGAGCGCGACGTCGTCGATCTGCCCGCTGAGGAAGCTGCTGTAGGGCGGCTGGCCCTTGGGCACCGTGGGCCAGTTGGGCCAGCCGGTGAGGCTGTCGCCGCCGACCCGCCAGTACCCGTCGAACGGCCAGGCGGTGGTGGTGGCCGCCCGGTTCGCAACGGTGACCCCGTCGATGGTGAGCTTCATCCCGTCGGCGCCGAGCGAGGCGACAACATGGTGCCACTGGTTGTCGTTGAAGGTCGCCGTCGAGTTGATGGCGATGCGGGTGCCGGCACTGCCGCCGGG harbors:
- a CDS encoding PKD domain-containing protein encodes the protein MLLGTALALSLVLVGAPPSSADTAPADPASPSTPVTVSADALPTVQIDGVVWQQTVIGDTVYAVGKFATARPAGAPTGTQTTPRANILAYSLSTGELITGFTASLNNQALAVAASPDGGRLYVGGEFTEANGQPASRVVALDPKTGATISGWAPQMSSTVRAIVATSGTVYLGGLFSTVGSTSRSKLAAVRASNGTLLPWKPIAAGGRVDALVLSPDGSKLVVGGMFTTLNGSDRPGFGLGAVDALTGASIPTPANDVVRNAGLAAGVTSLSSDGTSWYGTAYIHFGNNGKGTLEGSFAANWSDLGVKWIDDCHGDSYSMFANDTAVYKAGHSHYCGNLAGFPETAPRAWHRGLAYSKEATGTLTNDAHGYPSLTGKPAPSLLAWYPDLDTGTATGQDQGPWSVTGNGNYVAMGGEFKNVNLNGQQGLVRFARSSIAPNQRGPRVTGANLTPTLSSPTAGTVRVRWQANWDQDNENLVYEVRRNGAVIATINQASTFWRRPGMSYLDTSRVPGQSYTYRIFVRDPFGNEARSDNATITVPGSVASPGNYAQQVLADKPGNYWRLGDGAGSTAVDLAGNDDLQLQPGAGFGATGALNSDADTAISLNGSPDAVASNPTLAARPNIFSTEAWIRTDSTAGGQIIGYGNSPADLSADLDRTVYMDPAGRIFFGVRPGGSAGTRIAINSTATFNDNQWHHVVASLGADGMKLTIDGVTVANRAATTTAWPFDGYWRVGGDSLTGWPNWPTVPKGQPPYSSFLSGQIDDVALYPTVLPLARIQAHYVASGRTVNAPPSPPVAAFTSVVSGLTATVDASTSSDANGPIAGYAWDFGDGSSGTGVTAEHSYAATGSYNVRLTVTDNSGSTASVTNTVTVTAPPPNKPPTAAFTSAVNNLTAAFDAAGSADADGTISGYAWDFGDGGTGTGTTASHSYAAAGSYQVTLTVTDDDGATGQLTRTVTVTAPPADTVVAADAFGRTATGGFGTADVGGAWTVAGGGSNFSVANGAGAATIGTAGASRYAYLNGVATAAYDGRITVSADKVPNGGGMFATLVGRRANNNEYRAKIKVAANGAVSLYLTKVVAGAETTIAGPLAVGGLTLAANDPVIIRLKLDGTAPTAVSGKVWRASAAEPAAWQLTVSDATAALQAAGAAGAGGYVSGSSTNLPVVLRLDNLNITAGGAAPAPNAAPAAAFSSTATGLQASFDGSGSTDTDGTVAGYAWNFGDGATGSGATASHGYAAAGTYQVTLTVTDNAGATGTVTRAVTVGGNPPAGLLAADTFGRDLVGSWGSADTGGAWTLAGTAANYTVAGGAGIITTRSGGIARLATLAGVSATATDLSVKVSQDKIATGGGTYVGAVGRKVGDDEYRAKLRIAATGAATLFLTRVSGGTETTLQSAAVAGLTVAANDQLRLRVQVTGTNPTTVRAKIWRDGAAEPATWGLTATDSTPSLQAAGGIGLLSYLWSTATNAPVAVRFDELSVARP